Proteins from one Staphylococcus saprophyticus subsp. saprophyticus ATCC 15305 = NCTC 7292 genomic window:
- the cozEa gene encoding lipoteichoic acid biosynthesis protein CozEa, protein MLNKVWFRTGIALLILFLLIKLVMEVHSVFTPFIIILQSVLLPLLLSGFLFYICLPFQKILEKNKIPRWGSITLIFIGLIIIIGVVIGYIGPLIAEQIENLINQIPALQHEVQHIINFSLDQMERLPNDVTDRINKMVQSMSDSTANVLSNSLSYLTSFISTLFLLIMVPFFLIYMLKDHERFIPFIAKLFKGERKVFIVDLLKDLNDTLKSYIQGQVTVSIILGIILYIGYSIVGLNYTLLLVMFACVANMIPFLGPWMAFAPAGIIGIIQSPTIFIWVCIITLIAQQLEGNVITPNVMGKSLNIHPLTIIVVILAAGNLGGFVLILVAVPLYAVIKTIVRNVFHYREKIMEKANSDVKE, encoded by the coding sequence ATGCTAAATAAGGTTTGGTTTAGAACAGGTATTGCACTATTAATCCTGTTTTTACTAATCAAATTAGTAATGGAAGTCCATAGTGTGTTCACGCCATTTATTATTATTTTACAATCGGTGTTGTTACCACTATTATTAAGTGGCTTCTTATTCTATATTTGCTTACCTTTTCAAAAAATACTTGAAAAAAATAAAATCCCTCGTTGGGGAAGTATCACTTTAATTTTCATTGGCTTAATTATCATCATTGGTGTTGTCATTGGTTATATTGGACCACTGATTGCCGAGCAAATTGAAAATTTAATTAATCAAATTCCAGCATTACAGCACGAAGTTCAACACATCATTAACTTTTCATTAGACCAAATGGAAAGACTACCTAATGATGTCACAGATAGAATTAATAAAATGGTTCAATCTATGAGTGATAGTACTGCAAATGTTTTATCTAACTCATTAAGTTACTTGACTTCATTTATTTCAACTTTATTCTTACTCATCATGGTGCCATTCTTCTTAATCTATATGTTAAAAGATCACGAACGTTTTATTCCATTTATCGCTAAATTATTTAAAGGCGAAAGAAAAGTATTTATTGTTGATTTATTAAAAGATTTAAATGATACTTTAAAATCTTATATTCAAGGTCAAGTGACAGTAAGTATTATCTTAGGTATCATTTTATATATAGGCTATTCTATTGTAGGTTTAAATTACACATTATTACTTGTTATGTTTGCATGTGTTGCCAATATGATACCGTTCTTAGGTCCTTGGATGGCATTTGCACCAGCAGGTATTATTGGTATTATCCAAAGTCCTACAATTTTCATTTGGGTATGTATCATTACACTAATTGCTCAACAATTAGAAGGTAATGTCATCACACCAAACGTTATGGGTAAATCATTAAATATTCACCCACTAACGATTATTGTTGTTATTCTTGCTGCTGGTAATTTAGGTGGTTTCGTACTCATCCTAGTTGCCGTTCCATTATATGCAGTCATTAAAACAATTGTTCGTAATGTATTCCATTATCGAGAAAAGATTATGGAAAAAGCGAATAGTGATGTAAAAGAATAA
- the fabI gene encoding enoyl-ACP reductase FabI, producing MLNLENKTFVIMGIANKRSIGFGVAKVLDQLGAKLVFTYRKDRSKNELEKLVEQLNQSEHHMYQIDVQQDEDVINGFAKIDEDIGHIDGVYHSIAFANMEDLRGRFSDTSRDGFLLAQDISSYSLTLVAREAKKLMPEGGSIVATTYLGGEFAVQNYNVMGVAKASLEANVRYLALDLGEDNIRVNAISAGPIRTLSAKGVGGLNTILKEIAERAPLKRNIDQEEVGKTAAYLLSDFSSGVTGENIHVDSGYHIVK from the coding sequence ATGTTAAATTTAGAGAATAAAACATTCGTCATTATGGGTATTGCGAACAAACGTAGTATCGGTTTTGGTGTAGCTAAAGTATTGGACCAACTTGGTGCAAAATTAGTATTTACATACCGTAAGGATCGCAGTAAAAATGAATTAGAAAAATTAGTTGAACAATTAAACCAATCAGAACATCATATGTATCAAATTGATGTTCAACAAGATGAAGATGTCATTAATGGTTTTGCTAAAATTGATGAAGATATCGGACATATTGATGGCGTATACCACTCAATTGCTTTTGCAAATATGGAAGATTTACGTGGTCGCTTTAGTGATACATCACGTGATGGTTTCTTATTAGCGCAAGATATTAGTTCTTATTCTTTAACACTTGTAGCGCGTGAAGCAAAAAAATTAATGCCTGAGGGTGGTAGCATTGTAGCTACAACATATCTAGGCGGAGAATTTGCAGTACAAAACTACAATGTGATGGGTGTTGCTAAAGCAAGTTTAGAAGCAAATGTACGTTATTTAGCTTTAGACTTAGGTGAAGATAACATTCGTGTTAATGCGATATCAGCTGGTCCTATCCGTACATTAAGTGCGAAAGGTGTTGGCGGCCTTAACACTATCTTAAAAGAGATTGCAGAACGTGCGCCTCTAAAACGTAACATTGATCAAGAAGAAGTAGGTAAGACAGCGGCATACTTGTTAAGTGATTTTTCAAGTGGTGTAACGGGTGAAAATATCCATGTAGATAGTGGTTACCATATCGTTAAATAA
- a CDS encoding monovalent cation:proton antiporter family protein, which translates to MEFLSLVVVVLAAFFTPILVNRLRITFLPIVVAEILMGIVIGHSFLNLVERDAMLNILSTLGFIFLMFLSGLEIDFKAFKRDKSSANKEQKLKKQEPGHLQLAVVVFMFIMIISIIFAYMFKWFGLIDDVLLMVIIISTISLGVVVPTLKEMNIMRTTIGQFILLVAVLADLVTMILLTAYGTLHASGNTSLWLIGSLVVFTIIFYLLGGIFKKAQFLQKLMDGTTQIGIRAVFALIILLVALAEGVGAENILGAFLAGVVVSLLGPDEDMVEKLDSFGYGFFIPIFFIMVGVDLNIPQLIKEPALLLIIPFLILAFLISKLIPLFYIRKWFDMKTTISSAFLLTSTLSLVIASAKIAEQLGTISPEISGILILSAVITCVFVPIVFKKMFPMPDEATRQIEVSLIGKNQLTIPIAQNLSSQLYQVSLYYRNDLSDKRKLSDAISMIEISDYEEELLERLGLFERNIVVCSTNDDEINRKVALMAKAHGVKRVICRLESSSSDETLQKAGIEIFSSYMSNKILLKGLIETPNMLNLLSNVETSLYEIAMLNHQYDQIQLRNFPFGGDIIFVRIIRNNESIVPHGDTQLRYRDRVIVTGSKEYVDELKRELEFYY; encoded by the coding sequence ATGGAATTTTTATCGCTTGTTGTCGTAGTGTTAGCGGCATTTTTTACACCAATATTAGTCAATCGACTCAGAATCACATTTTTACCTATAGTGGTAGCTGAAATTTTAATGGGCATTGTCATTGGGCACTCATTTTTAAATTTAGTAGAACGAGATGCAATGCTCAATATATTATCAACTTTAGGATTTATTTTCTTGATGTTCTTAAGTGGTTTGGAAATAGATTTTAAAGCTTTTAAAAGAGATAAAAGTTCAGCGAATAAAGAACAAAAATTGAAGAAACAAGAACCTGGCCATTTACAATTAGCAGTTGTTGTTTTCATGTTTATTATGATTATTTCTATTATTTTCGCATATATGTTTAAGTGGTTTGGACTTATTGATGATGTCTTACTAATGGTTATTATTATTTCTACGATCTCATTAGGCGTAGTCGTGCCGACACTTAAAGAAATGAATATTATGCGTACGACGATAGGTCAGTTTATCTTATTAGTAGCTGTACTTGCAGACTTAGTTACAATGATTCTATTAACAGCTTATGGTACATTACATGCTTCGGGTAATACATCGTTATGGCTAATTGGTAGTTTAGTCGTCTTTACCATTATTTTCTATTTGTTAGGCGGCATTTTCAAAAAAGCACAATTTTTACAGAAATTAATGGATGGTACGACTCAAATCGGTATACGTGCAGTATTTGCCCTGATTATTTTGTTAGTTGCTTTAGCTGAAGGGGTTGGGGCAGAAAATATTTTAGGTGCATTTTTAGCAGGTGTGGTTGTCTCATTACTTGGTCCAGATGAAGATATGGTTGAAAAGCTAGACTCTTTTGGCTATGGCTTTTTTATTCCAATCTTTTTCATAATGGTCGGCGTAGATTTGAATATTCCACAACTCATTAAAGAACCAGCATTATTATTAATTATTCCATTTTTAATTTTGGCATTTTTAATTTCTAAATTAATTCCATTGTTTTACATACGAAAATGGTTTGATATGAAAACAACGATTTCTTCCGCATTTTTACTAACATCAACTTTATCGTTAGTTATTGCTTCTGCAAAAATAGCAGAACAATTAGGTACAATTTCACCAGAAATTTCAGGTATTTTGATATTAAGTGCAGTGATTACATGTGTATTTGTACCTATTGTATTTAAAAAAATGTTTCCTATGCCTGATGAGGCCACTAGACAAATTGAAGTTAGTTTGATTGGGAAAAATCAATTAACGATTCCAATTGCCCAAAATTTATCATCACAACTTTATCAAGTATCGCTTTATTATAGAAATGATTTAAGTGATAAACGTAAATTGTCTGATGCCATTTCAATGATTGAAATTTCGGATTACGAAGAAGAGTTGTTAGAACGTCTAGGACTATTCGAAAGAAATATCGTAGTATGTTCTACAAATGATGATGAAATTAACCGTAAAGTAGCATTGATGGCTAAGGCGCATGGTGTGAAACGTGTTATCTGTCGATTGGAGTCTAGTTCGTCAGATGAAACGTTACAAAAAGCGGGTATTGAAATCTTCAGTAGTTATATGAGTAACAAAATTTTGTTAAAAGGTCTTATTGAAACACCAAATATGCTTAATCTTTTAAGTAATGTTGAAACATCATTATATGAAATTGCGATGTTAAATCATCAATATGATCAAATCCAATTACGTAATTTCCCATTTGGTGGAGATATTATCTTTGTACGAATTATTAGAAATAATGAATCTATCGTGCCACATGGTGATACACAATTACGTTACAGAGATAGAGTAATCGTTACTGGTTCAAAAGAATATGTAGACGAATTAAAACGCGAATTAGAATTCTATTATTAA
- the mgtE gene encoding magnesium transporter, with protein MANEKDSIVLEDEQVYDQTLLDNLLLNNHIDEFRDEFLSMHTYEQSEYFEDSNEDIRQRMYEVLSPEEVADFFEQLEIDEDEYESLFDAMNANYASKVLEEMSYDNAVDIMNQLSKQKIVSLLTLMNREDAKEIKALLHYDEDTAGGIMTTEYISLKATMPVKEALMHVKEQAPDAETIYVIFAVNDNKQLAGVLSLRDLIIAENDAYIEDIMSERVISANAADDQEDVAQKMRDYDFIAMPVVDYQDHLLGIITIDDILDVMDEEASEDYSRLAGVSDVDATNDSVFTTAKKRLPWLIILTFLGMITATILGSFEDTLSKVALLAAFIPIISGMSGNSGTQSLAVSVRNISTGEIYEQSKFKVALREAGSGFLSGLVCALLLFIIIMVLYGQAILAIIVGGSLTIAMTVGTLVGSMIPLVMNKLKIDPAVASGPFITTINDIVSMLIYFGLATSFMSYLT; from the coding sequence ATGGCTAATGAGAAAGATTCAATCGTTTTAGAGGATGAACAAGTTTATGACCAAACATTATTAGACAATTTGTTGTTAAATAATCATATAGATGAATTTAGAGATGAATTCTTATCCATGCATACATATGAACAAAGTGAATACTTTGAGGATAGCAATGAAGATATACGCCAACGTATGTATGAAGTACTATCGCCAGAAGAAGTAGCGGATTTCTTTGAACAATTAGAAATTGATGAAGATGAATACGAATCACTTTTTGATGCGATGAATGCTAATTATGCAAGCAAGGTACTAGAAGAAATGTCTTACGATAATGCAGTTGACATTATGAACCAGCTATCTAAGCAAAAAATAGTTAGTCTCCTCACGTTAATGAATAGAGAAGATGCAAAAGAAATAAAAGCATTATTACATTATGATGAAGATACTGCCGGCGGTATTATGACAACTGAATATATTTCTTTAAAGGCAACCATGCCAGTAAAAGAAGCGCTCATGCATGTCAAAGAACAAGCGCCAGACGCTGAGACAATTTATGTTATTTTTGCAGTTAATGATAACAAACAATTGGCTGGGGTACTCTCTCTTAGAGATTTAATTATTGCTGAAAATGATGCATACATAGAAGACATAATGAGTGAACGTGTCATTAGTGCAAATGCTGCAGATGACCAAGAAGATGTAGCTCAAAAGATGAGAGACTATGATTTTATTGCAATGCCAGTTGTCGATTATCAAGATCATTTGCTAGGTATTATAACAATCGATGATATCTTGGATGTTATGGACGAAGAAGCCAGTGAAGACTACTCTCGTTTGGCTGGTGTATCAGACGTAGATGCAACAAATGATTCAGTGTTTACGACAGCTAAAAAGAGATTGCCATGGTTAATTATTTTAACATTTTTAGGGATGATTACAGCAACAATATTAGGTTCATTTGAAGATACTTTATCAAAAGTAGCATTATTAGCAGCATTTATTCCTATTATCAGCGGGATGTCCGGGAACTCTGGGACACAATCACTCGCCGTATCCGTACGTAATATTTCTACTGGTGAAATATATGAACAAAGTAAATTTAAAGTCGCTTTAAGAGAAGCGGGTAGTGGATTTTTAAGTGGTCTTGTATGTGCTTTGTTACTATTTATTATTATAATGGTGCTGTACGGACAAGCAATACTAGCTATCATTGTTGGTGGAAGTTTGACGATTGCAATGACGGTAGGTACTTTAGTGGGATCCATGATTCCCTTAGTAATGAATAAATTGAAAATTGATCCAGCGGTTGCTAGCGGACCATTTATCACAACAATCAATGATATTGTCAGTATGCTAATTTATTTTGGATTAGCTACATCATTTATGTCTTATTTAACTTAA
- a CDS encoding RluA family pseudouridine synthase, protein MKFTFNITASEMLRSFLQRHHFSKRTISAIKHNGALVVNGQTVTVRKQLAIGDILEVYLGKEIPSTNLKPYQQPLNILFEDDYLIVVSKPPYQNCAPSRDHLHYSIVEQVLGYLNEKQPGINPHIVTRLDRNTSGIVILAKHGFIHHLMSNLNIDKKYLCICYGKTEKEGVIDAPIARHPESIIQRRVDAAGKTAQTRFKRVEYKEGFSMCEVTLLTGRTHQIRVHFQHIGHSIVGDALYGGKHESYHHQLLRCTQVAFIHPIKNQNIVINDKYDAIETLFNMI, encoded by the coding sequence ATGAAGTTTACTTTTAATATTACTGCTTCAGAAATGTTACGTTCTTTTTTACAACGACATCATTTCTCTAAGCGAACGATAAGCGCCATTAAACATAATGGCGCTTTAGTAGTTAATGGTCAAACTGTTACGGTTAGAAAACAATTGGCTATTGGTGATATTTTGGAAGTATACCTTGGTAAAGAAATCCCAAGTACAAATCTTAAACCTTATCAACAACCATTAAATATTTTATTCGAAGATGACTATTTAATTGTTGTATCAAAACCACCGTATCAGAACTGCGCACCTTCAAGAGACCATTTGCATTATAGTATAGTAGAACAAGTATTAGGCTATTTAAATGAAAAACAGCCTGGCATCAATCCCCATATAGTGACACGACTAGATCGTAATACCTCTGGAATTGTTATATTGGCTAAACATGGGTTTATTCATCATTTAATGTCTAACCTTAATATAGATAAAAAATATCTTTGTATCTGTTATGGTAAGACTGAAAAAGAAGGCGTGATAGATGCGCCCATTGCAAGACACCCAGAAAGTATTATTCAACGTCGTGTCGATGCAGCTGGAAAAACAGCGCAAACACGGTTTAAGCGAGTGGAATATAAGGAAGGATTTAGTATGTGTGAAGTAACATTACTAACTGGAAGAACACATCAAATACGTGTGCACTTTCAGCATATCGGTCATTCTATCGTAGGCGATGCGCTTTATGGTGGCAAGCATGAAAGCTATCATCATCAACTATTGAGATGTACCCAGGTGGCATTCATACATCCTATAAAAAATCAAAATATTGTAATTAATGATAAATATGATGCAATAGAAACGCTATTTAATATGATATAA
- a CDS encoding NAD kinase translates to MRYTILSKGDSKSNALKHKMINHMKDFQMVEDPDNPEIVISVGGDGTLLQAFHQYSYMLSRCAFVGIHTGHLGFYADWLPHEVEKLIIEINNSEFQVIEYPLLEIIVRYNDNGYETRHLALNEATMKTENGSTLVVDVNIRGNQFERFRGDGLCISTPSGSTAYNKALGGALIHPSLEAMQIAEIASINNRVFRTVGSPLVLPKHHTCLITPVNQDTILTTIDHVSIKHKNVNAIQYRVANEKIRFARFRPFPFWKRVHDSFISSGDDE, encoded by the coding sequence ATGCGTTACACGATATTATCTAAAGGTGATTCAAAATCAAATGCTTTAAAACATAAGATGATTAACCATATGAAAGATTTTCAAATGGTTGAAGACCCAGATAATCCAGAGATTGTCATTTCTGTAGGGGGAGATGGCACATTGTTACAAGCGTTTCACCAGTATAGTTACATGCTTTCTCGTTGTGCATTTGTTGGGATTCATACAGGACATTTAGGTTTTTATGCTGATTGGCTACCACATGAAGTGGAAAAGTTAATTATTGAAATTAATAATTCCGAATTTCAAGTCATTGAGTATCCCTTATTAGAAATCATCGTTCGTTATAATGATAATGGTTATGAAACTCGCCATTTAGCTTTAAATGAGGCTACTATGAAAACGGAAAATGGTTCTACGCTTGTTGTGGATGTAAATATAAGGGGTAACCAGTTTGAGCGTTTTAGAGGTGATGGTTTGTGTATATCCACACCATCAGGTTCAACTGCTTATAACAAAGCGTTAGGTGGGGCATTGATACATCCTTCATTAGAAGCAATGCAAATTGCAGAAATCGCATCGATTAATAATAGAGTCTTTAGAACGGTAGGTTCTCCCTTAGTCTTACCTAAACATCATACGTGTTTGATAACACCAGTTAATCAGGACACAATTTTAACTACCATTGATCATGTGAGTATTAAACATAAGAATGTGAATGCAATACAATATAGAGTAGCCAATGAGAAGATACGATTTGCTCGATTTAGACCATTTCCTTTTTGGAAAAGAGTTCATGATTCATTTATTTCCAGTGGAGACGATGAATAA
- a CDS encoding GTP pyrophosphokinase, which yields MNQWGQFLSPYKQAVDELKIKLKGLRKQYEVEDNASPIEFVTGRVKPMTSIIDKANKRQISFDRLHEEMYDIAGLRLMCQFVDDIDIVVNLLRQRKDFKVVEERDYISNTKQSGYRSFHVIIEYPIETLNGEKSILAEIQIRTLAMNFWATIEHTLRYKYDGDYPPEIQHRLERAAEAAFLLDEEMSEIKEEIQEAQKYYSKKRAKKHNND from the coding sequence ATGAATCAGTGGGGTCAGTTTTTATCTCCATATAAGCAAGCAGTCGACGAACTGAAGATTAAATTAAAAGGGCTTAGAAAACAATATGAAGTAGAAGATAATGCTTCTCCTATAGAATTTGTAACGGGCCGTGTGAAACCAATGACGAGTATTATTGATAAGGCAAATAAGCGCCAAATATCATTTGATCGTTTACATGAAGAAATGTACGATATCGCTGGTTTACGTTTAATGTGTCAATTTGTTGATGATATAGATATCGTGGTTAATTTATTGAGACAACGTAAAGACTTTAAAGTTGTCGAAGAAAGAGATTATATTAGTAATACGAAACAAAGTGGTTATCGTTCATTCCATGTGATTATTGAATATCCTATAGAAACACTTAATGGAGAAAAGAGCATTTTAGCAGAAATTCAAATCAGAACGTTAGCGATGAATTTTTGGGCAACGATAGAACATACACTGAGATATAAATATGATGGAGACTATCCACCTGAGATTCAACATCGTTTAGAGCGAGCGGCAGAAGCAGCTTTCTTATTAGACGAAGAAATGTCTGAAATAAAAGAAGAAATTCAAGAAGCACAGAAATATTATTCTAAAAAGCGTGCGAAAAAGCATAATAATGACTAG
- a CDS encoding CYTH domain-containing protein, whose translation MATNNEIEFKQLLTQSQYQSIYKTYFQDVGTFSQTNYYIDTPQFDLKAHQSALRIRVKDDYNEMTLKIPAEVGLMEYNFETRVVPELNKSITTQMLPAEIIEQLEKMDFDLNQLVILGALTTERLEKEVNGNLLVLDKSRYLDFEDFELEFEVDDYDEGFKQFKNILEQFNMQHEIPDNKVQRFFKRKSNLFGN comes from the coding sequence ATGGCTACGAATAATGAAATTGAATTTAAACAATTATTAACCCAATCACAATACCAATCCATTTATAAAACCTATTTTCAGGATGTCGGTACCTTTAGTCAAACCAACTACTATATTGATACACCACAATTTGACTTGAAGGCACACCAGTCAGCCTTAAGAATTCGTGTGAAAGATGATTATAATGAGATGACTTTAAAAATACCTGCTGAAGTTGGTCTGATGGAATATAATTTTGAAACTCGGGTCGTGCCTGAATTAAACAAATCAATCACGACACAAATGTTGCCTGCTGAAATCATAGAACAACTTGAAAAAATGGACTTTGACTTAAATCAATTAGTTATTCTTGGCGCATTAACGACAGAACGACTCGAAAAAGAAGTTAATGGGAATTTACTTGTATTAGATAAAAGTCGCTATCTTGATTTCGAAGATTTTGAACTAGAATTTGAAGTTGATGATTACGATGAAGGGTTCAAACAATTTAAAAATATTCTTGAACAATTTAATATGCAACATGAAATACCAGATAATAAAGTCCAAAGATTTTTTAAACGTAAATCAAATTTATTTGGCAATTAA
- a CDS encoding truncated hemoglobin YjbI: MTQTPYEIIGHDALYKMIDHFYYLVKRDDRINHLFPGDFEETSRKQKQFLTQFLGGPNLYTQEHGHPMLKKRHMDFIITNHERDAWLENMAHAIAHAQFPAGVGDYLYERLRLTANHMVNSEN; the protein is encoded by the coding sequence ATGACTCAAACACCTTATGAAATCATTGGACATGACGCCTTATACAAGATGATTGATCATTTTTATTATTTAGTTAAACGCGACGATAGAATTAACCATTTGTTTCCTGGGGATTTTGAAGAAACGAGTAGAAAACAAAAGCAATTCTTGACGCAATTTTTAGGTGGTCCAAACCTTTATACACAGGAACATGGTCACCCAATGCTAAAAAAACGGCATATGGATTTCATAATCACAAATCACGAACGAGATGCGTGGCTTGAAAATATGGCACATGCAATCGCGCATGCACAATTTCCAGCTGGTGTTGGTGATTACTTATATGAACGATTACGTTTAACGGCAAATCACATGGTTAATTCCGAAAATTAA
- the yjbH gene encoding protease adaptor protein YjbH: MTEELRLIQPNSREDANLSPVSKIEIYSFFDPFSKECFKLSAILSKLRIEYKQYISIRHILNPSLRVLTKCQAQSTSDLDNIALAYKAAELQGRIRAERFIHLVQNEIIPKRDIITESMVNSCISNAGLDYEVFKEDLNSSCLKESLQVDLHIAREMEIEEAPSLVFFNEDVHEEGLKVEGLYPYHIYTYIINELIGSTIEKELPPSLEDYIQQQQLVTKEELLTIYEWPEKLMNKELKKLALQQKIEKLKSPDGKFWKAKN, encoded by the coding sequence ATGACTGAAGAATTAAGATTAATACAACCTAATAGTCGTGAAGATGCAAATCTTTCACCTGTGAGCAAGATAGAAATTTATTCCTTTTTCGATCCATTCAGTAAGGAATGCTTTAAGCTATCGGCTATCCTTTCTAAATTACGTATTGAATATAAGCAATATATTAGTATTAGACATATATTGAACCCTTCATTACGTGTTTTAACAAAATGCCAAGCTCAGAGCACCTCTGATTTAGATAATATCGCATTAGCCTATAAGGCTGCGGAACTTCAAGGACGTATTCGTGCTGAACGATTTATACATCTCGTTCAAAATGAAATTATTCCTAAGCGTGATATTATTACTGAATCAATGGTAAATAGTTGTATCAGTAACGCAGGTTTAGATTACGAAGTATTTAAAGAAGATTTAAATAGTTCTTGCTTAAAAGAAAGTTTACAAGTAGACTTGCATATTGCTCGAGAAATGGAAATTGAGGAAGCGCCCTCTCTCGTATTTTTTAATGAAGATGTTCACGAAGAAGGCTTAAAAGTGGAAGGCTTATATCCTTACCATATATACACATATATTATTAATGAGCTTATTGGTTCAACAATAGAAAAAGAATTACCACCAAGTTTAGAAGACTATATCCAACAACAACAATTGGTTACCAAAGAAGAGCTACTTACGATTTATGAATGGCCGGAAAAACTAATGAATAAAGAACTTAAAAAGCTAGCACTACAGCAAAAAATTGAAAAACTTAAATCACCAGATGGCAAATTCTGGAAAGCAAAAAATTAA
- a CDS encoding NAD(P)-dependent oxidoreductase has protein sequence MKIAVVAANGKAGQLITKEAVERSLDVTAIVRSENKTVAHQVIQKDLFDLTKEDIAPFDVIVDAFGQMNKDKLNEHSQSLEHLSNLVSDSQKRLIIIGGAGSLYVDKAHTERLIDSPDMPEEVKPISMAQVKTFEEIKERDDVQWTFVCPAPDFQFDGEKTGAYKVSDDEVIGTHVSYADFAKAIVDEAMNPEHIQSRFAVFAK, from the coding sequence ATGAAAATTGCAGTAGTAGCAGCAAATGGGAAAGCCGGTCAACTTATTACTAAGGAAGCGGTAGAAAGATCGCTAGATGTTACAGCAATTGTTAGAAGTGAGAATAAAACAGTTGCGCATCAAGTCATACAAAAAGATTTGTTTGATTTGACTAAAGAAGATATTGCACCTTTTGATGTCATTGTTGATGCATTTGGACAAATGAATAAAGATAAGTTGAATGAGCACAGTCAATCGCTAGAACATCTTAGTAATTTGGTTAGTGACAGTCAAAAACGACTCATTATTATAGGTGGCGCAGGTAGTTTATACGTAGATAAAGCACATACAGAAAGATTGATTGATTCTCCTGATATGCCAGAAGAAGTAAAACCTATTAGCATGGCGCAAGTCAAAACATTTGAAGAAATTAAAGAGCGTGATGATGTGCAATGGACTTTTGTGTGTCCAGCACCAGATTTTCAATTTGATGGTGAGAAAACAGGCGCTTATAAAGTGAGTGATGATGAAGTAATAGGTACACATGTAAGTTATGCAGATTTTGCTAAAGCAATTGTAGATGAGGCAATGAACCCTGAACATATTCAAAGTCGCTTTGCGGTATTTGCAAAGTAA